The window TACTTTTATAGCCGAACAACACAATGCCCTGCTTGGCGTTATTGAAAATAAGATTATTTTTAATCAACGCGTTACAAACACCATTCACCAGGGAGATCCCGCCACCGGTCAGATTGGAATGACAAATATTACGTTCTATAAACAATCCATTCACGCGACCATTGTGTTGAATACAGAACCGGCCATCATATTTTTTTGCCGTGCGATAAAACAACGAATCCTGGATTCGCAGATCACTGTTTGCCTGGTTATCATCTGAGGTGCCCAGATACACGCCATGAGATAAGGTATCGTGAACAACGCAGTTTTCAATCAACACCTTATGCACATTGACCATGCCGCGAAAACCGCTTTTCAGATGGCGCGCCAGAACATTACGGATCGTGACATCGTACACATAGTTCCAGTCATAGCGATTGGTCCCATTGAGATAGATCGCATTACCGTCACCGCCGTTGGTCTCATTGTCAAAAATGAAACCATCGATGATAATGCTCTGTGCCCCTTTAAGACTGAAACAGGCCGCATTACTGCCTGCGCCGCAATTGTCGAACACAACGGACTCACCAGGGTAAGACAGCAAAAGAATCGGCTTATGGACTGCACCAAAAACATTTTTCAGTTCAATCTGCTGATGGTAGGTACCCGCTCTAAAAATGACCGCATCACCGGGTTGAAGACGTGTTTTAACTTTCTCCCACGTGGCAAACGGTGACTCAACAGCGTTTATTGTGGCGCTTTCGTCATTGCCATCAGGGGCAACAAACAGCAACCGATCCGGGGAATAGCCTTTGTCCGCCAAAAGCACCCGCAAACTGCCATATTTTTTCAACGCGCTTTGTGCCTTATTAACTTGCGGGTCCCGATCATCCGCATCCGGACCGTTGACAAATATGTCGCCGACCCCGTAACCATCCCCGTCGCGATCAACAAAGTAAATAGCCTCATCGGCAACGGCGCCCCACGGCAACAGCAACAGCAAAAAAGCAATGGTCAAAACCTGAGATACGTGACGCAGAACCATGCTGCCCCCCTTAAAAAAATTGCTGCCCGCCGGAAACTCATTTGATCAAGGCTTCAATCCAGTCCAGAGTTGAATACGTTACGTCAGGAACCCTCACCAGCGGCACAGAGACATCAGAAAAGTCCGCACCCACATCCCAGGATTGATACGCATCGGGACCAACCTGCTTCAAATGCGTGTCAGCAGAGTTGATCTGCAACGCCCCATCGTTGTCAGCGAGAATCATCGGATCGACATCATAAATACCGTCTTTTTCAAATGAAGGAAGGTTGGGGCGATTGTCCCCATCAGGACGAAACCACAGGTTTTCACGAAAAACAAAACTTTCAGGATCTGTGCCCCGACCAACATTAAAAAACACCTTGACCCGTTGGTCCGTAACCACCACGTTGCGTTCAAACACACCACGTTGACACGGTTTGAACTGAGTCTCTTTGGTTTCCTGCAGGATGCGACCGAGCCATTTCTCCGGCCGAAAAAACAGGTTGTGGTGCACATGGCTGTCTTGCGCAGTAACCCAGGCGAGCTGGGATTCGCCGCCTATAAAGGTATTTCCGGCAATAGTCACATGTTTTGCTTCATAATCACCGACAAAAGGGCGGAAATACTGTTTGCCGGTCAACCCGCCAATCTGCACGGTACGCAGACCAGCCATACGAAACAGATTGTTCTGCACCAAAATATTATGCGAACCGCCTTTAATCTGAATCGCGTTACCGCCACGAAAGCCCTGCTTGCCGGAAAACACACATGCTTCGACCAAACCGTTACGACAGCCGACCATATCCACGCCAGACCCACCCCAACCTTCGATGCGACAGCTCCGTAAAATGAAATCCGCCACGCCGGACAGCTTTACCGCGTCTTGGTTTCCGTTACCGCCGGTATCAAGAACGTGAATATTTTCCAAAATAATGTGATGTGATGGCGCCTTTTTACCACCATCATCAATATTGATTCCGTTGCTGGCAAAGCCGCGAAATATCAGGTTGCCACACTTGAGATAGGAACAACTCGTCAACTTCAGTCCTTCGCGACCGCCTTCGAAAACAGGAGGCAGGTTTGGATCACTGCCCCGAATGACAATAGGAGCCTGAGAGGTGCCATGGAGATTCTTTAAAGAGATCCCACGATAAAAACCGGGAGAAAGAAGCAGTTGATCTCCCGAAGCAAGCTTCGTTAAAGCATCTTTGAGCTCCGTGGCATCCCTGACCTGAAAGACATGAGAACAACAGGGCGACGACAAAAAAGCCAACAGGAGAAAGGTGAGCAAAGAAACAATCTTTGAATGCTTCAAAATCAGGCCTCCTTCTTTGTGCGATTTAATTGCTGAAAGGAGTATGGAGTTGCACGCGCTGACCGGCTATCACGTTTTTTCTTAAGGCAATCAGTTTGCTTCGCCAATGTGTTTTAACTTTTAGACCTTTATCAATGGCCTTCAGAGCTTGTTGGCGATCTCCGAGAAACCAGAGTAATTCCGCATAATAAAACCACACTTTTCCCGACTCGCTGCTGTGCTTGAGAAGGGTACGATAGTCCGTAACCGCTTTGCCATAGACACCAATCGCCGCATAACACTCCGCCCGATACTTTAACGCCGAAGGAAACCTGAGTGCACGGGGGTCACTACGGACGATAAAATCGAGATTTTTAATCGCCTCCGTATAATATTTCAATCGCCCATAAATGAAGGCTCTTTTGTAATAAAGCTGTAGATTGCGCGGTTGTAATTTGACCGCCCGATTAATGTAATCAACCGCCAGATGTTTTCGTGATTCATGGCGCAGGCATTGGTTCGCTTTGGCCACCAGTATTTTGACATTCTGCTCCACCGTACCGGTTTGCGCCAAGACGTTACCAGCCAACAGAGTTCCGGCCAATGCGACAACAACAACCGTTATCATCCCTTTTATCCGACAGTGCATCATCACATCCATTTCTTCAAAATACAGCGCTCAGCATTTAGTCTATACCAGCTCAAATATTCATCAACCATGTGCGTCACGCTGAAATGGGCCGCGACATGCTTACGGCCACTCTCGGCCAAACGTCCCTGCAATCGTGGTTGTTCGATCAGGCGCTCCATGACCTCGGCAAGTTGCGGCGGTTGTTGCGCAGCAACCAGTAACACATGGTTGCCCACGGCATCAGAGATACCACCCACATTGGTACTGATCACCGGCAGCCCCGCTGTCATGGCTTCGAGAATCACCATCGGCAATCCTTCACTACGACTGGAAAGCACAAAACAATCCGCCGCCGAATAAAGAGCCGCTGTATCTTCACGAAAACCCAGAAACCGGCAACAGCGACTCAGGTCATGTTGCTTCAGCTTATCCAACAGCCCCTGGCAATAAGCGTTTTCACCAAGAGTTCCGGCAATGGCGACAAAAAATCGGCCCGGCTGTTTGTGGTTTAACAAGGCAACCGCATCCAAAAGATCTTCAAAAGCTTTTTCCGGACGCGGGTTACCAACGGCCAGAAAAACACAGGTGGCATCATCGCAGCCCAATTCTTCACGGACACGATGACGCTGCGTGCCGTCAATAGGCACCGGCGGGACACCATTGCCTATCACCCTCAGATCTTTGGTCCAACCAAGATAGTCGCGATGGCGCGTTGCAACACTTTCTGAAACTGCCGAAAGCGCTGTGATAAAACGGGAAAAAAAACGCAGGCGCCCCTGCAGCCCCTCAAAGCCTTCATACAGCAGACCATGGGCGGTAAACAACAAAGGGCAACGCCCGGCAAAAAGATTTGCCAGGGCAGCATAAGGCAAGCTGGCATAATCGTGCACATGAATCACCGTCGGGCGGAATTGTTTCAGCACACGCCTCAAGCGGTAAAGTGCTTTAAGATCTTTACCGCTGTGACTTCCCAAAGCGACCACCTCAATATGTTTCACTCGCAACAGCGGGGACAGTGTGCCCTTATCCTGCAGACAGATCACACAAACAGGAATATGACGCTCCGCCATCTCCGTGGCAAGGTGAACCACCAGCCGCTCCATACCTCCGGGCCGCAGTTCCGTCAGGACAAATGCCACACGGGGCAGATCAGAAACCATCGGTTTCCTCCTGATCCTGGAGATAGTTGTCCAGAGACCGTTTCAGGCACACAGGCAGCATCAGCAATACCCAAAGAATTTCCGTGTAAATCATGGTGATGGTCAGCGCACAGGTCATAAAAATCACCAACGCCACAAGAATGGCGAAATAGAGCTGGGTAAACTCCTCCTCTTCAGGTGGAGGCAAACTATGCACCTGAAGATAAATATGGCGTAAATTGAGACTCGACTGCAGCAGAAACAGCAGAAACACCGCCAAACCAATCACTCCTAATTCGGCAAAACATTTGACATAGGTGCTATGGGAATCCTTGCCCTCATATTCGGGGATATAGCGACCAATGGTCTGATACCAGTTGCCCGGCCCGATCCCCAACGGGTGAGAAGCCACCATCCGCAGCCCGGCTTTCCACAAACGGATCCGACTGGAAGAGGACTCATCCATCTCGCTTTGATCCGTTGAAATACTCATGATGCGCTGAATGAAAAAATCATCTGAAAGATA of the Desulfuromonas acetoxidans DSM 684 genome contains:
- a CDS encoding right-handed parallel beta-helix repeat-containing protein: MVLRHVSQVLTIAFLLLLLPWGAVADEAIYFVDRDGDGYGVGDIFVNGPDADDRDPQVNKAQSALKKYGSLRVLLADKGYSPDRLLFVAPDGNDESATINAVESPFATWEKVKTRLQPGDAVIFRAGTYHQQIELKNVFGAVHKPILLLSYPGESVVFDNCGAGSNAACFSLKGAQSIIIDGFIFDNETNGGDGNAIYLNGTNRYDWNYVYDVTIRNVLARHLKSGFRGMVNVHKVLIENCVVHDTLSHGVYLGTSDDNQANSDLRIQDSLFYRTAKKYDGRFCIQHNGRVNGLFIERNICHSNLTGGGISLVNGVCNALIKNNLIFNNAKQGIVLFGYKSKSGSGGDFVNNEIINNTIWVGRYDVSGNEKPLYHAGILLNDTTGRMRMLYTNIRNNVVVTQAGSAVAFQQPEALDVSIMKNNIVYGAGFGSVVTVGPERFSLSEVEKINSLMAANRYVDPEFNHASVHEYHHPELFNFELRPGSPAIGFCPRLVEFAVTEDLTGQSRSAERLDAGCFEVH
- a CDS encoding right-handed parallel beta-helix repeat-containing protein, which translates into the protein MKHSKIVSLLTFLLLAFLSSPCCSHVFQVRDATELKDALTKLASGDQLLLSPGFYRGISLKNLHGTSQAPIVIRGSDPNLPPVFEGGREGLKLTSCSYLKCGNLIFRGFASNGINIDDGGKKAPSHHIILENIHVLDTGGNGNQDAVKLSGVADFILRSCRIEGWGGSGVDMVGCRNGLVEACVFSGKQGFRGGNAIQIKGGSHNILVQNNLFRMAGLRTVQIGGLTGKQYFRPFVGDYEAKHVTIAGNTFIGGESQLAWVTAQDSHVHHNLFFRPEKWLGRILQETKETQFKPCQRGVFERNVVVTDQRVKVFFNVGRGTDPESFVFRENLWFRPDGDNRPNLPSFEKDGIYDVDPMILADNDGALQINSADTHLKQVGPDAYQSWDVGADFSDVSVPLVRVPDVTYSTLDWIEALIK
- a CDS encoding tetratricopeptide repeat protein, whose product is MITVVVVALAGTLLAGNVLAQTGTVEQNVKILVAKANQCLRHESRKHLAVDYINRAVKLQPRNLQLYYKRAFIYGRLKYYTEAIKNLDFIVRSDPRALRFPSALKYRAECYAAIGVYGKAVTDYRTLLKHSSESGKVWFYYAELLWFLGDRQQALKAIDKGLKVKTHWRSKLIALRKNVIAGQRVQLHTPFSN
- a CDS encoding glycosyltransferase, with amino-acid sequence MVSDLPRVAFVLTELRPGGMERLVVHLATEMAERHIPVCVICLQDKGTLSPLLRVKHIEVVALGSHSGKDLKALYRLRRVLKQFRPTVIHVHDYASLPYAALANLFAGRCPLLFTAHGLLYEGFEGLQGRLRFFSRFITALSAVSESVATRHRDYLGWTKDLRVIGNGVPPVPIDGTQRHRVREELGCDDATCVFLAVGNPRPEKAFEDLLDAVALLNHKQPGRFFVAIAGTLGENAYCQGLLDKLKQHDLSRCCRFLGFREDTAALYSAADCFVLSSRSEGLPMVILEAMTAGLPVISTNVGGISDAVGNHVLLVAAQQPPQLAEVMERLIEQPRLQGRLAESGRKHVAAHFSVTHMVDEYLSWYRLNAERCILKKWM